The following proteins are encoded in a genomic region of Acidobacteriota bacterium:
- a CDS encoding glycoside hydrolase family 88 protein: MRLITLIALILIVAATSFAQGTLVSERLADTAMNRIWVDKRNSPGIPPKWNYEQGVILKAIESMWQETGDPKYFRHIQKGMDHWIDENGNHKDYHLEEYNIDHVTPAIAMMMMYRITGDAKYRKMVDLFRSQLRTHPRTKEGGFWHKKIYPYQMWLDGLYMGQPFYAEYSQVFGEDNWNDIANQFVWMEKNSRDEKTGLLIHGWDESKQQKWADKTTGRSPHYWGRAMGWYAMGLVDTLEYFPKDHPRRGELIAILQREAAAIEKVQDKRSGVWYDILNLPDRKPNYLESSASAMFVYSIARGVREGYLDKRFMKVASRGWEGIQKEFIKTNAEGKTDWEGTVSVSGLGGNPYRDGSFDYYMSEKLRTNDAKGLGPAIRAALEMESYQRGWIGSGKTVMLDDYFNHEVRKSKNLPEDEVWHYKWNEKPDAGFHFWGQAFRSMGANVAQLSGEPTAAELSRASVYIIVDPDTAKETPSPKFVEPKHVKAISDWVTRGGVLVLMGNDAQNAELDRFNTLAAAFGIQFNKDRKFEVTNNDYKMGGIDIAPGDPVFRTAKKVFVKEVSTLALSGKAKAVVSANGDTIMAAAKHGKGTVFVIGDPWLYNEYVDGRRLPAEFQNFAASRDLAKWLLAAARGK, from the coding sequence ATGAGACTTATAACTTTGATCGCACTAATTCTGATCGTCGCCGCAACATCTTTTGCTCAAGGCACGCTTGTTTCCGAGCGTCTCGCCGATACGGCGATGAATCGAATTTGGGTCGATAAGCGGAATTCGCCGGGCATTCCGCCAAAGTGGAATTATGAGCAGGGCGTCATCCTTAAAGCTATTGAATCAATGTGGCAGGAGACCGGCGATCCCAAATATTTTCGTCATATTCAAAAAGGAATGGACCATTGGATCGACGAAAACGGCAACCACAAGGATTATCACCTTGAAGAGTACAACATCGACCACGTCACACCTGCGATCGCGATGATGATGATGTATCGGATCACAGGCGACGCGAAGTATCGAAAGATGGTCGACCTGTTTCGCTCGCAGCTCCGAACGCATCCGCGTACTAAAGAAGGCGGATTTTGGCATAAGAAGATATATCCCTATCAGATGTGGCTCGACGGCCTCTACATGGGCCAGCCATTCTATGCGGAATATTCGCAGGTTTTTGGCGAGGACAACTGGAATGACATCGCTAACCAATTCGTTTGGATGGAAAAAAACAGCCGTGATGAGAAAACCGGCTTGCTGATCCATGGCTGGGACGAATCAAAACAGCAAAAATGGGCTGATAAAACGACCGGCAGATCTCCGCATTATTGGGGACGGGCAATGGGTTGGTACGCGATGGGACTCGTCGATACACTCGAATATTTCCCAAAGGACCATCCTCGCCGAGGCGAGTTGATCGCCATTCTGCAACGCGAAGCAGCTGCGATCGAAAAGGTACAGGACAAACGGTCCGGTGTTTGGTATGACATCCTCAATCTCCCTGATCGTAAGCCAAACTATCTCGAGTCGTCAGCGTCCGCAATGTTCGTCTATTCGATCGCTCGCGGCGTTCGCGAGGGGTATCTCGACAAGCGGTTCATGAAGGTCGCATCCCGCGGATGGGAAGGCATACAGAAAGAGTTCATCAAAACGAACGCAGAAGGCAAAACCGATTGGGAAGGCACCGTTTCGGTTTCGGGCCTCGGCGGAAATCCATATCGGGACGGGTCGTTCGATTACTACATGAGCGAAAAGCTGCGGACAAATGATGCGAAAGGCCTCGGGCCTGCGATCCGTGCGGCACTCGAAATGGAGTCATATCAACGCGGCTGGATCGGCTCAGGCAAGACAGTGATGCTCGATGACTATTTCAATCACGAGGTCCGTAAGAGCAAAAATCTGCCGGAAGATGAGGTGTGGCACTACAAATGGAACGAAAAACCGGACGCCGGATTTCACTTTTGGGGGCAAGCATTTCGCTCGATGGGTGCTAATGTCGCACAGCTATCCGGTGAACCGACCGCTGCCGAGCTCAGCCGTGCGAGCGTTTACATCATCGTCGATCCTGACACAGCAAAAGAAACACCGAGCCCAAAGTTTGTCGAACCCAAGCATGTCAAAGCGATCAGCGACTGGGTAACACGCGGCGGCGTTCTGGTGCTGATGGGCAACGACGCACAGAACGCAGAGCTTGATAGATTCAACACGCTCGCGGCGGCGTTCGGCATTCAGTTCAACAAAGACCGCAAATTCGAGGTCACAAATAACGATTATAAAATGGGCGGCATCGATATCGCACCGGGAGATCCGGTCTTCAGGACTGCCAAGAAGGTATTCGTAAAAGAAGTTTCGACACTCGCCTTGAGCGGCAAGGCCAAGGCCGTCGTGAGCGCAAATGGCGATACGATCATGGCCGCCGCGAAACACGGAAAGGGAACTGTATTTGTCATCGGTGATCCGTGGCTTTATAACGAATATGTCGACGGCCGCCGCTTGCCGGCGGAATTTCAAAATTTTGCGGCATCACGTGATCTGGCAAAATGGCTGCTTGCCGCAGCCAGGGGAAAATAG
- a CDS encoding rhamnogalacturonan acetylesterase: MNYLLFILILSTSVLAQPRVVTVFLAGDSTCADKLPEKRPETGWGEMLGKHFKDGKVRVENRAMNGRSTKTFISEGRWQKIVNEVKKGDSVFVQFGHNDSSKDKGERYTPPDAYRANLIKFIDEVRCKDGNIVLMTPVMRRRFDKDGNLVDSHGEYPDIVRAVAEEKKVPLIDMHRKTEALIKRLGVEGSRSLFLQLKPDENANYPKGIEDNTHFNPKGADEVATLAVEGISESKLKLRKYLKK, encoded by the coding sequence ATGAATTATCTGCTTTTCATCTTAATTTTGTCGACGAGCGTTCTCGCTCAGCCGCGGGTGGTCACAGTGTTTCTCGCCGGCGATTCGACGTGTGCGGACAAACTGCCGGAGAAACGTCCTGAAACAGGTTGGGGCGAGATGCTAGGAAAGCATTTTAAGGACGGAAAGGTGCGGGTCGAGAACCGTGCAATGAATGGCCGGAGCACAAAGACGTTCATTTCTGAAGGGCGATGGCAGAAGATCGTAAATGAAGTAAAGAAAGGCGACTCGGTGTTCGTGCAGTTCGGGCACAATGATTCGTCGAAAGACAAAGGCGAGCGTTACACGCCGCCCGACGCATATCGGGCGAATCTGATCAAATTTATTGACGAGGTTCGCTGCAAGGACGGTAACATCGTGCTGATGACGCCGGTGATGCGCCGTAGATTCGACAAAGACGGCAATTTAGTCGATTCGCACGGTGAATATCCAGACATAGTTCGTGCTGTTGCAGAAGAAAAAAAAGTGCCGCTTATCGATATGCATCGTAAGACCGAAGCGCTGATAAAACGCCTCGGCGTCGAGGGTTCAAGGAGTTTATTCCTTCAACTGAAACCTGACGAAAATGCGAATTATCCGAAAGGCATCGAAGATAACACGCATTTCAATCCAAAGGGAGCCGACGAAGTGGCGACTCTTGCGGTCGAGGGAATAAGCGAATCGAAATTGAAATTACGTAAATACCTAAAAAAATGA
- a CDS encoding Gfo/Idh/MocA family oxidoreductase, translating to MKKDNIDRREFVKGGASVVAGAVLAGTSLARVAPLERLRYAIIGTGHRATGMWGKDIAERYKDVVEFVGLCDINPLRVEAGKKLIGADCPTFTDFDKMIETAKPSTVMVTTVDSTHHKFIKRALEKGVNVITEKPMVIEAKDCQSVLDAEKKHGRNIIVTFNYRYAPKHEKIKQIISSGEIGKVISVDFSWYLDTRHGADYFRRWHRLKSGGGSLWVHKATHHFDLINWFLDADPVEVTAYGALNVYGKNGPFRHSNCRPCLHKTKCPFYWDITKEARLTKLYSECESADGYYRDGCVYRDDVDIYDSMSAIVRYTNGASLAYSLNAAMPLEGYRLAFNGTKGRLEVRDYERQPWEVARESTAFLSKNFGKHEELDMPQIKGGHSGGDDRLRDVIFRNASVPDYLKLPSARAGAMSCMVGVAARTSVEEQRPVKINELVKV from the coding sequence ATGAAGAAAGACAATATTGACCGACGCGAATTTGTAAAAGGCGGAGCCTCAGTGGTCGCGGGTGCGGTGCTTGCCGGCACGTCGCTCGCCAGAGTTGCGCCGCTCGAACGGCTGCGTTACGCAATCATCGGTACCGGCCACCGTGCGACCGGAATGTGGGGCAAAGACATTGCCGAACGGTACAAAGACGTGGTCGAATTCGTCGGCCTGTGCGACATCAATCCTCTTCGTGTCGAGGCCGGAAAGAAATTGATCGGAGCCGATTGTCCGACGTTCACCGACTTTGACAAGATGATCGAAACGGCAAAACCTTCGACCGTTATGGTCACGACGGTGGACTCTACTCATCACAAATTCATCAAGCGAGCCCTCGAAAAAGGTGTAAACGTGATCACCGAAAAGCCGATGGTGATCGAGGCGAAGGACTGTCAGTCAGTACTCGATGCCGAGAAGAAGCACGGCCGGAATATCATCGTCACCTTTAATTACCGATACGCACCAAAGCACGAGAAGATAAAGCAGATCATTTCGTCAGGCGAGATAGGCAAGGTCATATCGGTCGATTTCAGCTGGTATCTGGACACCCGACACGGTGCTGACTATTTTCGCCGCTGGCATCGGCTCAAGTCAGGCGGCGGCAGTCTTTGGGTACATAAGGCAACACATCATTTCGACCTGATAAATTGGTTTCTCGATGCCGATCCTGTCGAGGTTACGGCATACGGGGCGTTAAACGTCTACGGCAAGAACGGGCCGTTTCGCCACTCGAATTGCCGGCCGTGTCTGCACAAAACAAAATGCCCGTTCTATTGGGATATCACAAAGGAAGCTCGTTTGACCAAATTGTACTCCGAATGCGAAAGTGCCGACGGCTATTATCGAGACGGCTGTGTTTACAGGGATGACGTTGATATTTATGACTCAATGTCGGCGATCGTGCGTTATACGAACGGGGCAAGCCTTGCATATTCGCTGAATGCGGCGATGCCGTTAGAAGGGTATCGGCTAGCGTTCAATGGAACAAAAGGGCGGCTCGAGGTTCGCGATTATGAACGCCAGCCATGGGAAGTCGCGCGCGAATCGACGGCGTTCTTGAGCAAGAACTTTGGAAAACACGAGGAGTTGGATATGCCGCAGATCAAGGGCGGGCATTCAGGCGGTGATGATAGGCTGCGTGATGTGATATTTCGCAACGCATCCGTGCCGGACTATCTGAAATTGCCGAGCGCTCGGGCAGGAGCGATGTCGTGTATGGTCGGCGTTGCCGCACGCACAAGCGTCGAGGAGCAGCGTCCGGTCAAGATCAACGAATTGGTCAAAGTATGA
- a CDS encoding glycoside hydrolase family 28 protein, with product MQNRRDFIVNFSIGTAGLMLAPALAFGQADPWTTEYPKILARIKAPKFRKRDYSILKFGAKAGGQVDCRDAINKAIDACSKAGGGRVVVPAGEFLTGAIRLRSNVDLHISKGATLKFATDAKAYMPIVHTRWEGMELMHLSPLIFAYQETNIAITGEGTLDGQGKAFFWKWHGNPRYGGNPEVMSQRAARAKLYEFMDRNAPVEERIFGGEKDYLRPQFIQPYKCKNVLIEGVKIIDSPMWEVHPVLCENVIVRNLHIATHGPNNDGCDPESCKDVLIDNCFFDTGDDCIAIKSGRNNDGRRLNTPTENVIIRNCTMRDGHGGITVGSEISGGVRNVFAHDNKLDSPDLWTAIRFKNNASRGGKLENFYYKNNTIGTVSRAVIEIDFNYEEGAKGAHIPLVRNVRIDGLTCGTGNRAVDLQGLDNAPIYDVSLRNCTFGQMKNKNIVKNVKGIKLENVAIGGKKVDSLE from the coding sequence ATGCAAAATAGACGCGATTTCATTGTCAATTTCTCGATCGGAACGGCCGGGCTTATGTTAGCGCCGGCACTTGCCTTTGGACAGGCCGACCCGTGGACGACCGAGTATCCAAAGATCCTTGCACGGATCAAGGCACCGAAATTCAGGAAGCGGGACTACAGCATTCTGAAATTCGGAGCAAAGGCCGGAGGCCAGGTCGACTGCCGTGATGCGATCAACAAGGCCATCGATGCCTGCAGCAAAGCGGGCGGCGGACGTGTTGTCGTGCCGGCGGGCGAGTTTTTGACCGGAGCGATCAGGCTCAGATCGAACGTCGATCTGCATATTTCAAAAGGCGCTACGTTAAAATTTGCTACGGATGCCAAGGCGTATATGCCCATTGTTCACACCCGTTGGGAGGGAATGGAGCTGATGCACCTTTCGCCGCTGATCTTCGCTTATCAGGAAACTAATATTGCGATCACGGGTGAAGGCACGCTCGATGGGCAGGGCAAAGCGTTCTTTTGGAAATGGCACGGCAATCCGAGATACGGCGGCAATCCTGAGGTCATGAGCCAGCGGGCAGCACGTGCAAAGCTCTACGAATTCATGGACCGGAATGCACCGGTCGAAGAGCGCATTTTTGGCGGTGAGAAGGATTATCTTCGGCCGCAGTTCATACAACCTTATAAATGCAAGAACGTGCTGATCGAAGGCGTCAAGATCATCGATTCGCCGATGTGGGAAGTGCATCCGGTCTTGTGTGAGAACGTCATCGTCCGCAATCTGCACATCGCGACGCACGGCCCGAACAATGACGGCTGTGATCCCGAATCGTGCAAGGATGTCCTCATCGACAACTGTTTTTTCGATACCGGCGACGACTGCATCGCGATCAAATCGGGCCGCAATAACGACGGTCGCAGGCTCAATACACCGACCGAGAACGTCATCATCCGTAATTGTACGATGCGTGACGGCCACGGCGGCATAACGGTCGGCAGCGAGATCTCGGGCGGCGTTCGCAATGTATTTGCACACGACAATAAGCTCGACAGTCCCGACCTGTGGACCGCGATCCGATTCAAAAATAATGCGTCTCGCGGCGGTAAGCTTGAGAATTTCTACTATAAGAACAACACGATCGGCACGGTCTCAAGGGCCGTGATCGAAATAGATTTTAACTACGAGGAAGGCGCTAAGGGCGCGCACATTCCGCTTGTTCGAAATGTCCGGATCGACGGGCTGACTTGCGGCACCGGCAATCGTGCGGTCGATCTGCAGGGGCTCGATAACGCTCCAATTTACGATGTGTCACTCAGGAATTGCACGTTTGGCCAAATGAAGAACAAGAACATCGTTAAAAATGTGAAAGGTATAAAGCTCGAAAACGTGGCCATTGGCGGAAAGAAGGTCGATTCGCTCGAATAG
- the pelA gene encoding pectate lyase — MLILRYLQISLLATLTAAVAAAMPAKADLTVAADGSGDVKTVQAAVDRVPENNKRRFVIDIKPGTYTEQVRVPANKPYVSFIGSVAEKTIITFSLSNKAAGSTSASYSVYIGGHDFYAENISFENSFGIGSQAVAVLVEADRTVFNKCRFLGWQDTLYAKNGRQYYVDSYIEGHVDYIFGQAAAVFENCHIHSKGDGYITAPMRFAADEPAGFVFHKCRLTSNNTKNGIYLGRPWRDYGRTVFLNTQIDADIRPEGWHHWEPQREKTAYFAEYGSTGKGSNAEARVAWARKLTDADVKVFSGEYFLSGRDGWDPYKAENFAWQEKTQPDWKLVTWNEVLKQKPFWYQTDEAARIGDQLLLYQKSNGGFEKNIDMALMLTRTEREALAASKSDIRETTIDNKATFTQIRYLGKLITASLLKSSPPGNLPKYKEAYLKGVDYLLSSQYENGGFPQFFPLKKGYYSHITFNDDAMIGVLELFRDIAERETDHLFVDDERRKKCEAALAKGLDLTVKLQVSINGKPTIWAAQYDEVTLKPARARAFEPISLTGGESVAIVKFLMGVKQPSKEVIAAVESAIAWYQKNKIVGRKLDRTSTPAGWKYSLVRDPAATPLWGRFYEMETMRPVFVGRDAVIKYDIKDLDPERAGGYTWYVSSPHNLLEKDYPKWKQKLGGVTK; from the coding sequence ATGTTGATCCTCCGTTACTTACAAATTAGTTTGCTCGCAACGCTGACAGCAGCCGTTGCCGCAGCGATGCCGGCAAAGGCAGACCTAACCGTTGCGGCTGACGGCAGTGGTGACGTAAAGACGGTGCAAGCGGCGGTAGATCGTGTGCCGGAGAATAACAAACGCCGCTTTGTGATCGACATCAAGCCCGGAACATATACCGAACAGGTTCGTGTTCCGGCAAACAAGCCTTACGTTTCGTTCATTGGCAGCGTCGCCGAAAAGACCATTATTACCTTTAGCCTCTCAAACAAAGCTGCGGGTTCAACATCGGCGAGCTACAGCGTTTATATCGGCGGGCACGATTTTTACGCAGAGAACATCTCATTTGAGAATTCATTCGGTATCGGATCGCAGGCCGTAGCGGTGCTCGTAGAGGCAGATCGAACTGTATTCAACAAGTGCAGATTCCTTGGCTGGCAGGACACGCTGTATGCAAAGAACGGCAGACAATACTATGTCGATTCATATATCGAAGGCCACGTCGATTATATATTCGGCCAGGCGGCCGCGGTGTTCGAGAATTGTCACATTCATAGCAAAGGAGACGGCTATATAACGGCGCCGATGCGATTTGCCGCAGACGAGCCGGCCGGATTCGTTTTTCATAAATGCCGTTTGACCAGCAACAACACGAAGAACGGTATTTATCTCGGGCGGCCATGGCGTGACTATGGCCGTACCGTATTTCTAAACACCCAGATCGACGCCGATATCCGCCCGGAAGGCTGGCATCATTGGGAACCACAACGCGAAAAGACCGCTTATTTTGCCGAATACGGTTCGACCGGCAAGGGGTCAAACGCCGAAGCTCGAGTCGCTTGGGCCCGCAAGCTCACCGATGCAGACGTCAAGGTGTTTTCCGGCGAGTATTTCCTGAGCGGCCGGGACGGATGGGACCCGTATAAGGCAGAGAACTTCGCATGGCAGGAAAAGACGCAGCCTGACTGGAAGCTCGTCACTTGGAACGAAGTTTTAAAGCAAAAGCCATTCTGGTACCAGACCGATGAGGCGGCACGGATAGGCGATCAACTGCTGCTCTATCAAAAGTCGAACGGCGGATTTGAAAAGAACATCGACATGGCACTGATGCTGACGCGGACCGAGCGTGAAGCATTGGCCGCGAGCAAAAGTGACATCCGCGAAACGACGATCGATAACAAAGCGACCTTTACGCAGATCAGATACCTCGGTAAGCTCATTACTGCCAGCTTGCTCAAATCTTCGCCTCCCGGAAATCTGCCGAAATATAAGGAAGCGTATCTGAAAGGCGTCGATTATCTGCTCTCATCGCAATACGAAAACGGCGGTTTTCCGCAGTTCTTTCCGCTCAAAAAGGGTTATTATTCGCACATTACATTCAATGACGACGCGATGATCGGTGTGCTCGAATTGTTTCGAGATATTGCTGAACGCGAGACCGACCACTTATTCGTGGACGACGAACGACGTAAGAAATGTGAGGCCGCTCTCGCAAAGGGCCTCGATCTCACGGTCAAACTGCAGGTTTCGATCAACGGCAAGCCGACCATTTGGGCGGCGCAGTATGACGAAGTGACGTTAAAGCCGGCAAGGGCCCGTGCATTCGAACCGATCTCGCTTACCGGCGGAGAATCCGTAGCGATCGTAAAGTTCCTGATGGGCGTCAAACAACCGTCAAAAGAGGTGATAGCTGCTGTCGAGTCGGCAATCGCCTGGTATCAAAAGAACAAGATCGTCGGCCGAAAGCTGGATCGGACCTCGACGCCTGCCGGTTGGAAATATTCACTGGTCAGGGATCCCGCGGCAACGCCGCTGTGGGGACGATTCTATGAAATGGAGACGATGCGTCCGGTATTTGTCGGCCGTGATGCAGTGATCAAATACGATATCAAGGACCTCGACCCTGAACGGGCAGGCGGCTACACTTGGTACGTTTCGAGTCCGCATAACCTGCTCGAAAAGGATTACCCAAAATGGAAGCAGAAACTCGGAGGAGTCACAAAATAG
- a CDS encoding carboxypeptidase regulatory-like domain-containing protein: MAVILMIGSMAVLGQEFRGTIAGTVSDPNGAVVAGATVLVKNMATNVSQTVSTNSEGAFSVPFLQPGVYDVSVSSTGFKRSLRENLTVAVDDRLSIDFTLEIGADAEVSVSAGGELLEQGTVNVGTSVSQRQIEELPLAEGAPYTLATQAPGIVYTGDPNFQGPTANGNLAGFRTNGTAGNQINLDGSPNLAYGGQVAFTPPSDSVQEFKVQTNSFDAGSGFTAGSTVNVAIKSGTNKFHGAGYFYDRDKSRTANNFFNNRIGRERPDRKYARYGGVISGPIFKDRTFFLFSYERQKDNVAQPTTYSVPTARMRTGDFTELIVNPANIADAANTIIYNPFSGVLVGSNVTRTSFGCPTTGAVPVGSTCNILPAAAMYGPALAFLNLFPAPNQAGLVNNYVTDQNLIRPYRSYMVKIDHNFNDNNRIFGKYYHSRNTEDRYNLEGTPDSITRGFENRRNNGGNVDFTSTLSSTMVLDIRGSWNQFRLLRYQEGQPTAADLGFTGIPTIRQTNIFPRFDFRNYMTLGSQRADYNNGQNRPFDLFSIQPSVTQIVGNHTLRYGLDFRRLHERFASDGYASGRFFIDGTYTMQASNSGATQRDRAGRDLAAFLLGVPVANGNSIIDNPTVYDTNSAYLGGFIQDDYRIRPNVTINIGLRYEIERGVRESEGRIVTDFNRTIDSPIAVQVLANYNASVPASVPLGSMAALKGGLIFANDPKESNQSTDSNNFQPRAGVSWGIDSKTVIRAGFGIFTSPFQIQTVFQPGFSTPTLFVPSTNNGLTFLATLANPFPAGIAPSPGNSQGAMTFVGRDVTAANATGPTSTVLSNERKNANYTRVMMSIQRELPWQIGVELTYIYSRGSDLAVSRELNAIPTQYLNRFTPQTDPSTILASITAVNTFLNANVANPFRTLVASSATWNAATIQRRRLLTPFPQYGNIAVTEYNGTSDYNSLSLQFVKRFTAGLSVNGSYTFSREHQRAQYLNPQDTDLTDIVSPTERPHRFTLSTIYELPFGKNRKFGNNWHPVADAILGGWQMQAVYEWQSGEPLQFGNVYYSGDPYQLVSLLGKKDPGGRRYGIDIPAFDLTGFSIGGVVPGFANNYTSSSTNTVRSMPLTMGQFRNQRFLKFDLGVSKSFRIREGMKVQVRFEAINALNRPYFSGLNLDPTSAAFGLANNQRQPPRDIQIGGKFTF, translated from the coding sequence ATGGCGGTCATTTTGATGATCGGCTCAATGGCGGTATTAGGACAGGAGTTTCGCGGAACGATCGCCGGAACGGTGAGCGATCCGAACGGAGCCGTCGTCGCAGGTGCGACCGTTCTCGTCAAGAACATGGCGACCAACGTATCTCAAACGGTTTCGACAAACAGCGAAGGTGCATTTTCTGTTCCGTTCCTACAGCCTGGAGTTTATGATGTTTCGGTTTCGAGCACCGGCTTTAAGAGGTCATTGCGTGAGAACTTGACCGTCGCGGTTGATGACAGACTGTCTATTGATTTTACACTAGAGATCGGTGCGGATGCTGAGGTCAGCGTTTCCGCAGGCGGCGAGCTTTTGGAACAAGGCACTGTGAATGTCGGCACATCGGTCAGCCAACGGCAGATCGAGGAATTGCCGCTTGCCGAGGGTGCCCCTTATACCCTGGCAACTCAGGCACCGGGCATTGTTTATACCGGCGATCCCAATTTCCAGGGACCGACAGCTAACGGCAACCTTGCCGGATTCAGAACCAACGGTACCGCCGGCAACCAGATCAATCTTGACGGTTCGCCGAATTTGGCTTACGGCGGCCAGGTCGCATTCACGCCGCCATCTGATTCGGTACAGGAATTCAAGGTGCAGACGAACAGTTTTGATGCCGGCAGCGGGTTTACGGCCGGATCGACCGTGAACGTCGCGATCAAGAGCGGCACCAACAAGTTTCACGGTGCGGGTTACTTTTACGATCGAGACAAATCGCGAACCGCAAACAACTTTTTTAACAACCGCATCGGACGTGAACGTCCCGACCGTAAATATGCCCGATACGGGGGCGTGATCAGCGGCCCGATCTTTAAGGACAGGACTTTTTTCCTGTTTTCGTATGAACGTCAAAAGGACAATGTAGCTCAGCCGACGACCTACTCGGTCCCGACGGCAAGAATGAGAACCGGCGATTTCACGGAATTGATCGTAAACCCCGCGAACATCGCTGATGCGGCAAACACTATCATTTACAATCCGTTCAGCGGCGTTCTGGTCGGATCTAATGTGACGCGTACGTCATTTGGCTGCCCGACGACTGGCGCTGTTCCGGTCGGTTCAACCTGCAACATTCTCCCCGCGGCGGCGATGTATGGTCCGGCTCTGGCATTTCTCAATCTTTTCCCGGCTCCGAATCAGGCGGGATTGGTCAATAACTATGTGACCGACCAGAACCTGATCCGACCTTACCGCTCCTATATGGTCAAGATCGACCATAACTTCAACGATAACAACCGTATATTCGGTAAGTATTATCACAGCCGGAATACTGAGGATCGTTACAACCTCGAAGGCACACCTGATTCGATCACACGCGGATTTGAGAATCGTCGAAACAATGGCGGAAATGTCGATTTCACATCGACACTTTCGTCGACAATGGTGCTCGATATCCGCGGCAGCTGGAACCAATTCAGGCTTTTGCGATATCAGGAAGGGCAGCCGACGGCAGCTGATCTTGGATTTACAGGCATACCGACCATACGTCAGACGAACATCTTTCCACGTTTCGATTTTAGAAATTATATGACGCTTGGCTCGCAGCGGGCTGATTACAACAACGGCCAAAATCGTCCGTTCGATCTGTTCTCCATCCAGCCATCGGTAACACAGATCGTCGGAAACCATACGTTACGGTATGGACTTGATTTCCGAAGGTTGCATGAGCGTTTCGCTTCGGACGGCTATGCATCCGGCAGGTTCTTTATAGACGGGACCTACACGATGCAGGCTTCAAACTCCGGAGCTACTCAACGTGACCGAGCCGGACGCGACCTTGCTGCCTTTTTGCTGGGCGTGCCGGTCGCTAACGGAAACAGTATTATCGACAACCCGACAGTATATGACACAAATTCGGCATATTTGGGCGGATTCATCCAGGATGACTACCGGATCAGACCGAATGTCACCATAAATATCGGATTGCGTTATGAGATCGAACGAGGCGTTCGCGAAAGCGAAGGCCGGATCGTGACGGATTTCAACCGTACTATCGACAGCCCGATCGCCGTCCAGGTGTTGGCAAACTACAATGCGAGCGTACCCGCATCGGTACCATTGGGGAGTATGGCCGCACTCAAAGGCGGATTGATATTTGCAAATGATCCGAAAGAATCGAACCAGTCGACAGATTCCAATAACTTTCAGCCGAGGGCCGGCGTTTCGTGGGGTATTGACAGCAAGACCGTTATTCGGGCCGGCTTTGGTATCTTCACTTCACCTTTCCAGATCCAAACGGTCTTTCAGCCCGGATTTTCTACACCGACACTGTTCGTGCCCAGTACGAATAACGGATTGACGTTCCTTGCGACGCTTGCTAATCCTTTCCCGGCCGGGATCGCTCCATCACCGGGAAATTCGCAGGGTGCAATGACGTTCGTTGGACGCGATGTGACTGCGGCAAACGCAACCGGACCGACATCGACGGTGCTTTCTAACGAACGAAAGAATGCTAACTATACGCGTGTAATGATGAGCATTCAGCGTGAACTTCCGTGGCAGATCGGCGTCGAATTGACCTATATCTATTCACGGGGCAGCGATCTGGCGGTCAGCCGCGAGCTGAACGCGATCCCGACACAATATCTCAATCGATTTACACCGCAGACCGATCCGTCAACGATACTTGCCTCGATCACGGCGGTCAATACGTTTTTGAATGCGAACGTGGCAAATCCTTTCCGCACGTTGGTCGCGAGCAGTGCAACATGGAACGCTGCCACGATTCAGCGTCGACGTTTATTGACGCCGTTCCCGCAATACGGAAATATTGCCGTGACCGAGTATAACGGCACCAGCGACTATAATTCGCTGTCTCTACAGTTCGTCAAGCGGTTCACGGCCGGATTGTCGGTCAACGGTTCCTACACATTCTCGCGTGAGCATCAACGTGCTCAATACCTCAATCCGCAGGATACCGACCTGACCGACATTGTTTCGCCGACCGAACGTCCGCACCGGTTCACTTTGTCGACCATCTACGAATTGCCGTTCGGTAAGAACCGCAAGTTCGGCAACAACTGGCATCCGGTCGCTGACGCGATCCTCGGAGGATGGCAGATGCAGGCCGTATACGAGTGGCAGAGCGGCGAACCGCTGCAATTCGGAAATGTTTACTACAGCGGCGATCCGTATCAGCTGGTCAGCCTGCTTGGCAAGAAAGATCCCGGCGGCCGCCGATATGGAATAGACATACCTGCGTTTGATCTTACCGGTTTCTCTATCGGAGGTGTAGTGCCGGGATTTGCAAACAACTATACAAGCAGCAGCACAAACACCGTCAGGTCAATGCCATTGACGATGGGGCAGTTCCGGAATCAGCGTTTCTTGAAATTTGACCTCGGTGTTTCGAAGAGTTTCCGTATCCGCGAAGGAATGAAGGTCCAGGTCAGATTTGAGGCGATCAATGCCCTAAACAGACCGTACTTCTCGGGGCTCAATCTTGATCCGACAAGTGCAGCGTTTGGCCTAGCAAATAACCAACGGCAGCCGCCGAGGGACATCCAGATCGGCGGAAAGTTTACTTTCTAG